One genomic window of Dysgonomonas mossii includes the following:
- a CDS encoding DnaJ C-terminal domain-containing protein yields the protein MAFIDYYSILGVSKTASGDDIKKAYRKLARKYHPDINPNDEEAKKKFQQINEANEVLSDPEKRKKYDEYGENWKHAEEFEKARQQQAQNGGFADYSSFGGDFGGRTYSFSGEDEGGFSDFFESLFGGRGASRGSRTSAFRGQDYTTELHLSLRDASETHKQTLTLNGKNLRITIPAGVADGQVIKLAGQGAPGRNGGPNGDLYITFVIQEDPKFKRVGNDLYTNADLSLYTAVLGGEETVDTFTGKVKLKVAAGTQNGTKVRLKGKGFPVYKKDGHFGDLIITYTVKIPTNLNAEQRELFEKLAKS from the coding sequence ATGGCATTTATAGATTATTACAGCATTTTAGGTGTATCTAAAACTGCCAGTGGCGATGATATAAAAAAGGCTTACCGAAAGTTAGCCCGTAAATATCACCCTGACATAAATCCTAATGATGAGGAAGCAAAGAAGAAGTTTCAGCAGATAAACGAGGCGAATGAAGTTCTGTCCGACCCCGAAAAACGTAAAAAGTATGACGAGTACGGAGAGAACTGGAAGCATGCCGAAGAATTTGAAAAAGCACGTCAGCAACAAGCTCAGAATGGAGGTTTTGCTGATTATAGCAGCTTTGGTGGCGACTTTGGCGGAAGAACATATAGCTTTAGCGGTGAAGACGAAGGAGGGTTTTCTGACTTTTTTGAGTCTCTGTTCGGTGGTAGGGGCGCATCCAGAGGTTCTCGGACAAGCGCATTTAGGGGGCAAGATTATACTACGGAACTTCATTTAAGTTTGCGTGATGCCTCTGAAACCCATAAACAGACTTTGACTCTTAATGGAAAAAATTTACGGATAACAATTCCGGCAGGGGTAGCAGACGGACAAGTAATAAAGCTGGCAGGACAAGGAGCTCCCGGTAGAAATGGAGGTCCTAACGGCGATCTGTATATTACGTTCGTGATACAAGAAGATCCGAAATTCAAAAGAGTGGGGAATGACTTGTATACGAATGCAGATCTAAGCTTGTACACAGCTGTGCTTGGAGGAGAGGAAACGGTAGACACTTTTACAGGAAAAGTAAAATTGAAAGTTGCCGCCGGAACTCAGAATGGAACAAAAGTTCGTCTAAAAGGGAAAGGTTTTCCTGTATATAAAAAGGATGGACATTTTGGAGATCTGATTATTACCTATACGGTGAAAATCCCGACCAATCTGAATGCAGAACAGAGGGAACTGTTCGAAAAGTTAGCAAAGTCTTAA
- a CDS encoding 3'-5' exonuclease gives MVNTISKAELSTYAQEVFPGRIIVIQEETEAKKACDYLSKCEAIGFDTETRPAFRKGVTHQIALMQLSTIDTCFLFRLNLIGFPACLAELLVNPVVKKIGLSLKDDFSAIHKRMSLAPANFVELQSFVKDYGIEDNGLQRIYGILFEKRISKGQRLSNWEVDVLSDSQKMYAALDAWACLRIYNELKNKEKINSVRS, from the coding sequence ATGGTAAACACTATATCCAAAGCTGAATTGTCTACTTATGCACAGGAAGTTTTTCCGGGTAGAATAATCGTAATACAAGAAGAAACCGAGGCGAAGAAAGCATGTGACTATCTTAGCAAATGTGAGGCTATCGGATTTGACACAGAGACCCGCCCTGCTTTTCGTAAGGGAGTGACGCATCAGATAGCACTTATGCAGTTGTCTACAATCGATACCTGTTTCTTATTCCGGCTCAATCTCATCGGGTTTCCTGCTTGTCTGGCAGAACTTCTTGTCAATCCTGTCGTTAAGAAGATCGGGCTGTCGCTGAAAGATGATTTTTCGGCGATACACAAGCGGATGAGTTTGGCTCCGGCTAACTTCGTCGAATTACAGTCTTTTGTTAAAGATTACGGGATAGAAGACAATGGCTTACAGCGTATTTATGGCATACTTTTTGAAAAGAGAATATCAAAAGGGCAACGCCTGTCAAACTGGGAAGTAGATGTCCTTTCTGACTCACAGAAAATGTATGCTGCACTTGATGCATGGGCTTGTCTGAGGATATATAACGAACTTAAAAACAAAGAAAAAATAAATTCGGTCAGGAGTTGA
- a CDS encoding 2,6-beta-D-fructofuranosidase → MPIKNLLFLHVSLLFCFSLSAGNIPIKITKQYLNLPVSQKAERKRMSFNVDGKEDRSFVIRLSANPDYWVFCDVSAYKGKTINISYEGDPSGLSKIYQDDRIEGHENLYKEKNRPQFHFTTQRGWINDPNGLIYYDGEYHLFYQHNPYEREWENMHWGHAVSKDLIHWQELPEALYPDHLGTMFSGSTIIDYDNTAGYNKKDNPAMIAFYTADSSEKQVQCMAYSLDKGRTWTKYDKNPLIDSKDKWNSKDTRDPKVFWYAPSKHWVMVLNERDGHSIYTSKNLKDWNYESHVTGFWECPELFELSIDGNKNNTKWVMYGASGTYMLGSFDGKRFTPEAGKYYYTSGSIYAAQTFTNIPDSDGRRIQIGWGRINQPDMPFNGMMLLPTELTLKTTKDGVRLINNPIKETEQLFTPIQKWSNLKSDDANNKMKEFYNSDCLRIKTTIKLSHATDAGLNLFGQRLINYDINGNMLNGMFYSPQDMTSMELSADIYIDRTSVEVFIEGGIFSYSMERKPDSNNTERFHFWGNNIEVKNLEVYSSKSIW, encoded by the coding sequence ATGCCCATTAAAAATTTATTATTCCTACACGTTTCACTTCTATTTTGTTTTTCTTTATCTGCCGGAAACATTCCGATAAAGATAACGAAGCAATACTTGAACCTACCTGTTTCGCAGAAAGCAGAAAGAAAAAGAATGAGTTTTAATGTAGATGGAAAAGAGGACAGATCATTCGTAATACGCCTATCTGCCAATCCAGATTATTGGGTATTTTGCGATGTGAGTGCTTATAAGGGTAAGACTATAAACATCAGCTATGAAGGTGATCCATCAGGATTAAGCAAAATCTATCAGGATGACAGAATAGAAGGGCATGAAAACCTATATAAAGAAAAGAACCGTCCGCAATTTCACTTCACTACTCAACGAGGGTGGATAAACGATCCCAATGGATTGATATACTACGATGGTGAATACCATCTTTTCTATCAACATAATCCTTACGAACGTGAATGGGAAAACATGCATTGGGGACATGCCGTAAGCAAAGACCTGATACATTGGCAAGAATTACCCGAAGCACTATATCCCGATCATTTGGGCACAATGTTCTCCGGCTCAACAATCATTGATTATGATAATACAGCGGGATATAACAAGAAAGACAATCCTGCGATGATAGCCTTTTATACAGCAGATAGCTCTGAAAAGCAAGTACAATGCATGGCTTACAGTCTCGACAAAGGGCGTACATGGACAAAATATGACAAAAACCCGCTTATAGACTCAAAAGACAAATGGAATAGCAAAGATACACGCGACCCGAAAGTTTTTTGGTATGCTCCGTCAAAACATTGGGTAATGGTACTGAATGAAAGAGACGGGCACTCAATATACACGTCTAAAAATCTGAAAGATTGGAATTATGAGAGCCACGTTACAGGATTTTGGGAATGCCCCGAACTATTTGAGTTATCGATAGACGGGAACAAAAACAATACCAAATGGGTAATGTATGGAGCTTCAGGAACATATATGCTAGGCTCTTTTGACGGAAAGAGATTCACGCCTGAAGCTGGCAAATATTATTATACTTCGGGATCAATTTATGCTGCACAAACATTTACAAACATCCCCGACAGTGATGGCAGACGCATACAAATAGGATGGGGGCGTATAAATCAACCCGATATGCCATTCAATGGAATGATGCTACTCCCTACCGAGCTAACTCTAAAAACCACGAAAGACGGCGTAAGGTTGATAAACAATCCGATAAAAGAGACAGAACAATTATTTACCCCTATTCAAAAATGGAGCAATCTGAAATCGGATGACGCCAACAACAAGATGAAAGAGTTCTACAACTCAGATTGCCTGCGCATCAAAACAACAATTAAGCTATCACACGCCACAGATGCAGGGCTCAACCTATTTGGTCAGCGCTTGATAAATTATGATATAAATGGAAACATGCTGAACGGAATGTTCTATTCGCCACAAGACATGACGAGTATGGAACTTTCAGCTGATATTTATATCGATCGCACATCTGTAGAAGTATTTATCGAGGGAGGAATATTCTCATATTCGATGGAACGCAAACCCGATAGCAATAATACAGAAAGGTTCCACTTCTGGGGGAACAATATCGAGGTCAAAAATCTGGAGGTATATTCATCAAAATCGATTTGGTAA
- a CDS encoding response regulator transcription factor — protein MSKTKKVLAVAETSYIIRKGLVYVLSQLNSVGKVVELREMEDINYQINILKPDAVLINPMLLGHTSRHDIRQQLNLDKQTAIIALVYNLIDEQFYRSYDAVIRINDSESKIEETLLKCLEKETGGQSDTEELSDREKEILISVVKGMSNKEIADHHSISIHTAITHRRNITRKLKVHSISGLTIYAIINKLVDISEIKYQDE, from the coding sequence ATGTCTAAAACGAAGAAAGTGCTGGCTGTAGCCGAAACTTCATATATTATTCGTAAAGGTCTGGTTTATGTTTTATCTCAGCTAAATAGCGTCGGTAAAGTTGTAGAATTGAGAGAAATGGAAGATATAAATTATCAGATAAATATACTCAAACCGGATGCTGTTCTTATCAACCCCATGTTGTTGGGGCATACATCAAGGCATGATATCCGGCAGCAGCTCAATTTGGATAAACAGACAGCAATAATAGCTTTGGTTTATAATCTTATTGATGAGCAGTTTTATCGTTCCTATGACGCAGTTATACGTATAAATGATTCCGAATCGAAAATTGAAGAAACTTTACTTAAATGTCTTGAGAAGGAAACGGGAGGACAGTCAGACACCGAAGAGTTGAGTGATAGAGAGAAAGAAATTTTGATAAGTGTTGTAAAGGGCATGAGTAATAAAGAAATAGCCGATCATCATAGTATCTCTATTCATACGGCGATTACGCACCGCAGAAATATTACACGCAAATTGAAAGTTCATAGTATTTCTGGATTGACTATATATGCAATAATTAATAAATTAGTGGATATTTCGGAAATAAAATATCAAGACGAATAA
- the bla gene encoding class A beta-lactamase, subclass A2: MKKLLFLFSAIVVTFPMFSQNEVLRNKIQKIIQGKDATVGVAIIVDGKDTLTINNNFRYPTQSVYKFHLALAVLDYLNKNNLTLDHQLYVKKGDLLPNTHSPLRDDYPQGEMYLSVADIIRYTVSKSDNNGCDILFRLVGGTAVVDRYIRGLGLSEFAIAATEEEMHGPWEVQYTNWSTPYTAAQALEIFRTHDILPQPFHDFLWDALAGTTTGGNKIKALLPEGTFVAHKTGSSFRNAEGLKAAENDIAIIQLPDGRYYSLVVFVADSMESNDVNCGIIAQISKAVYDSLLEQK, translated from the coding sequence ATGAAGAAACTTTTATTTCTTTTTTCAGCCATAGTGGTTACTTTTCCTATGTTTTCACAAAATGAGGTTTTGAGAAACAAGATTCAAAAAATAATTCAGGGTAAAGATGCTACAGTTGGTGTTGCTATTATTGTAGATGGAAAAGACACGTTGACTATCAATAATAATTTTCGTTATCCAACCCAAAGTGTATACAAGTTTCATTTAGCATTGGCTGTATTAGATTATTTAAATAAGAATAATCTCACTCTGGATCATCAGTTGTATGTAAAGAAGGGAGACTTACTCCCCAATACTCACAGCCCGTTAAGGGACGATTATCCGCAGGGAGAGATGTATCTCTCTGTTGCTGATATTATCAGATATACAGTATCTAAGAGCGATAATAATGGATGCGATATCCTGTTTCGCTTGGTAGGAGGTACAGCTGTAGTGGATAGATATATAAGAGGTCTTGGCCTTTCTGAGTTTGCCATTGCTGCCACAGAAGAAGAAATGCACGGACCTTGGGAAGTACAGTATACTAACTGGTCTACCCCCTATACTGCTGCACAAGCTTTAGAAATATTTAGAACACACGATATTTTACCCCAGCCTTTCCACGATTTCTTATGGGATGCGCTGGCTGGGACTACTACAGGTGGAAATAAAATAAAAGCATTGCTTCCCGAAGGGACATTCGTCGCACACAAAACAGGGAGCTCGTTTCGTAATGCCGAAGGGTTGAAGGCCGCGGAAAACGATATTGCAATCATACAATTGCCTGATGGTCGATATTATTCTTTGGTTGTATTTGTTGCTGACTCTATGGAAAGCAATGATGTGAACTGCGGTATAATTGCTCAAATCTCAAAAGCAGTGTATGATTCTCTTCTAGAACAGAAATAG
- a CDS encoding GNAT family N-acetyltransferase produces MIQFANEQTAELVRSMWKICFEDTDEFLDILFTYKYKHENTLIYFEEGEAVASLQMLPYTINFYRQEIPFAYMAGLCTLPEHRKKGYMAQLLHEAHKVLAERNIPLAILIPAEEWLYDFYKKYEYEQVFDKGENIIPIKEILDTYSDNIDMAYQTFDQLFRFRDFCVQKNRNDFEAIAKEYKLDGYPEKKNLPGMARVIEAWTLLDLYAKDNLSKKFRIKVTDYSQEDTPQIYSIDCGNVELILESEDSFDIETDVRLLCRLLFGYKVHELDEKQQRFFEDHQPVMNLMLE; encoded by the coding sequence ATGATACAATTCGCCAATGAGCAAACAGCAGAATTAGTACGTAGTATGTGGAAAATATGCTTCGAGGATACGGACGAGTTTCTCGATATCCTTTTCACATACAAATACAAGCATGAGAATACACTTATATATTTTGAAGAAGGAGAAGCGGTTGCAAGCCTTCAAATGTTGCCGTATACAATAAACTTCTACCGGCAGGAAATTCCTTTTGCATACATGGCAGGACTATGCACATTGCCCGAACACAGAAAAAAAGGCTACATGGCACAGTTACTACATGAAGCGCATAAAGTACTTGCCGAAAGAAATATCCCTCTTGCAATACTGATTCCTGCGGAAGAATGGCTGTATGACTTTTATAAGAAATACGAATATGAACAAGTATTTGATAAGGGAGAAAATATTATTCCTATCAAAGAAATACTAGATACATATTCCGATAATATCGATATGGCTTATCAAACGTTCGATCAATTATTCAGATTCAGAGACTTTTGTGTGCAAAAAAACAGAAATGACTTTGAAGCTATAGCCAAGGAGTACAAACTGGACGGATACCCCGAAAAGAAGAATCTACCCGGCATGGCACGTGTGATAGAGGCGTGGACTCTTTTAGACCTATATGCAAAAGACAATCTATCTAAGAAATTCAGAATAAAAGTAACGGATTATTCGCAGGAAGATACTCCTCAAATATATTCAATAGACTGCGGAAATGTAGAGTTGATATTAGAATCGGAAGACTCTTTTGATATAGAAACAGACGTACGATTGCTGTGCAGGCTCTTGTTTGGATACAAGGTTCATGAGCTTGACGAAAAGCAGCAACGATTCTTTGAAGACCATCAGCCTGTTATGAATCTGATGTTGGAATAA
- a CDS encoding chaperone modulator CbpM, with protein MNSELIIIHEYCIQNQVEPDFIVQLENEGLIQISIVDNERYIHISQLRHLDQYVRWYYDLSINVAGIDVIQNLLDKIDTMQDEILRLKEQLRLID; from the coding sequence ATGAATTCAGAACTGATTATTATACACGAATATTGTATTCAAAACCAAGTAGAGCCCGATTTTATTGTGCAGCTTGAAAATGAAGGACTGATACAGATAAGTATTGTTGATAACGAGCGGTATATACATATTTCGCAGTTGAGACACTTAGATCAGTATGTACGTTGGTACTACGACCTGTCAATTAATGTGGCGGGGATTGATGTTATTCAAAACCTTTTGGATAAGATAGATACGATGCAGGACGAAATTTTACGACTAAAAGAACAATTGCGTTTGATAGATTAA
- the cdaA gene encoding diadenylate cyclase CdaA — protein sequence MLENFGIKDIIDILLVATVMYQLYRIVSKSGTGAIFNGVLAFMILWILVSKVLEMRLMGAILDKFVDIGLIVLIIIFQDEIRRFLMTLGSNRTFRFFARFFSSKERGGLSEPVITSLVLACMNMAKTYTGALIVIEQEIKLGQYEETGEVLDAEISTRLIENIFFKNTPLHDGALIISGNKIKAAGCILPISQNQEIPKSLGLRHRAALGISQETDAKAIVISEERGKISFVSEGKIQTNISPERLQELLTETILVKKKKT from the coding sequence ATGCTCGAAAACTTTGGAATAAAAGATATAATTGATATACTATTGGTAGCTACAGTAATGTACCAATTATATAGGATTGTCTCCAAATCGGGCACAGGAGCCATATTCAATGGTGTATTGGCTTTCATGATCTTATGGATACTTGTATCTAAAGTTCTGGAAATGCGCCTTATGGGTGCTATCCTCGACAAATTTGTCGATATTGGACTCATCGTACTCATCATTATCTTCCAAGATGAAATCCGACGTTTTTTGATGACGCTCGGCTCCAATCGCACATTCCGTTTCTTTGCTCGGTTCTTCAGTTCAAAAGAACGTGGAGGCCTCTCAGAGCCTGTTATTACCTCTCTTGTTTTAGCATGTATGAATATGGCCAAAACATATACAGGGGCACTTATTGTTATCGAACAGGAGATTAAGTTAGGACAATATGAAGAAACAGGCGAAGTCTTAGATGCCGAGATCAGTACCCGTTTGATAGAAAATATATTCTTTAAAAACACGCCTTTACACGACGGGGCTTTAATTATCTCAGGAAACAAAATTAAAGCAGCCGGATGTATCCTTCCTATTTCCCAGAATCAGGAGATACCCAAATCTCTCGGATTAAGACACCGGGCAGCCCTCGGCATATCGCAAGAAACGGACGCCAAAGCGATTGTCATATCAGAAGAAAGGGGTAAAATATCCTTTGTAAGCGAAGGGAAAATACAAACGAATATATCACCCGAAAGGCTGCAAGAACTTCTCACTGAAACTATTTTGGTAAAAAAGAAGAAAACATAA
- a CDS encoding DUF2156 domain-containing protein — protein sequence MINFKQITFSDKKVIDAAFAGNEYRACDFCFTNLYAWNAKFKTVYAIEHRTIFLRFQDSDGQTYYMMPIGKMPLIDAFKLIEEDAKINKIPFQMKGISSEMWEKIRNEIPGEFRYLPDRNNDEYIYLSEKLINLSGKKLQSKRNHINRFKADNPDWEYFPLTSKKELEECAYMLDEWEEVNTSKADFSQRYDYIATKIMLENFEYLQLRGGAIRVNGKIVAFTIGEQLTADTFVVHVEKAFSEVNGAYTIINQQFIEHEASEYKYINREEDMGITNLRKAKMSYYPDILLEEGILIPFV from the coding sequence ATGATCAACTTTAAGCAGATTACATTTTCTGATAAAAAAGTAATAGATGCCGCTTTTGCAGGAAACGAATACCGTGCCTGCGACTTTTGTTTTACAAACCTTTACGCATGGAATGCAAAATTCAAAACGGTGTACGCAATAGAACACCGTACAATATTTCTTCGGTTCCAGGATTCCGACGGACAGACATATTATATGATGCCCATCGGAAAAATGCCACTTATAGATGCATTCAAATTAATAGAAGAAGATGCGAAAATAAACAAAATACCATTCCAGATGAAAGGCATCTCGTCTGAAATGTGGGAAAAAATACGCAACGAAATTCCGGGAGAGTTCAGATACCTGCCCGATCGCAACAATGATGAGTATATCTATTTGTCTGAGAAGTTAATTAACCTTTCGGGCAAAAAACTGCAAAGCAAGCGCAATCACATCAACCGATTTAAGGCAGACAACCCCGACTGGGAATATTTTCCTCTGACCTCCAAAAAAGAGCTGGAAGAGTGTGCATATATGCTCGATGAATGGGAAGAAGTAAATACCTCAAAAGCGGATTTCTCTCAACGATACGATTATATCGCAACCAAAATTATGCTCGAAAACTTCGAATATCTGCAACTTCGTGGAGGTGCGATCCGTGTTAATGGAAAGATTGTGGCATTTACGATAGGAGAGCAACTTACAGCTGATACTTTCGTTGTACATGTAGAAAAAGCCTTCAGTGAAGTAAATGGCGCATATACAATTATCAACCAGCAGTTTATAGAGCATGAAGCGTCTGAATACAAATATATCAACAGAGAGGAAGACATGGGCATAACAAACCTTCGTAAAGCAAAAATGTCATATTACCCTGATATATTATTAGAAGAAGGAATTCTTATTCCATTTGTGTAA